AAAGGGTGGGCCAGAATATCAAATGACAATTCCGCGTTCAGCCCAAAAAAAATATGGCCAGCAGACTGCTGAACAAATAGTGGCGCGATTACGGAAGAAAAAAGCGTTAAAGAATATTCCGATTACGGTTGGCCTTTTTGCTAAAGAAAGTAAAGATTCGTTAGTTAGCGGAAGTTACTTTTTGAGCGGGACAGCGGCTGCTAATAGTAGTAAAATAACTAAATGGAAAACTATTAACACCCAAACAGAGGTATTGCCAACTATTGGTAATAAAAAAGCAATCAACAGTAGTAACGCTTCAAGCTTCAACAGTTTTAAGGAATCAATTCAAAATTATTTCCCTAATATTAGTGGCGTTACTGCTACGCTGCGCTATGAAAATGGCAAACTAGCACAAGAAAATATCTCGATTACAACACAGTTTTACGGCTATGAGCAAATTCAAAGCTTTACTAGGCTTGTTTTGTCAACTGCGAAGAAATATTTAGCTAGTGATGTGCCGATTGAAATAAAAATTGGTTCGGTAAACGATATTCAAGCGTTGGTTGCCAAGGAAACAGAAGATAGTAGTTATCAAGTCCATATTTATGGCGGTGAATAGGGAGGTATATGCGTGGAAATCACAGAAGAAACAATTAAGCACGTTGCGACTTTGTCGCGGCTTGAGATTAATGATAAAGATATTGAAAAAGTGACTGAGCAAATGAGTTCAATCA
This genomic window from Lactobacillus panisapium contains:
- a CDS encoding CamS family sex pheromone protein; its protein translation is MKKYLQIIAILGAAVSLTACGNLKNSNLANNAKTSSSSSTKTYQTTETGNNGYTVLLKNGHYVTSPIAGLTATDNDNSVDTRELERGLIQISKEAFSTNSFVFQEGQYITSTVANDWLGRKSKSNPLGLNPELGTKKKYNPYYLEEIMEQDFLTGSGSNYRIGGMSIGLAINSIDYYQKKKGGPEYQMTIPRSAQKKYGQQTAEQIVARLRKKKALKNIPITVGLFAKESKDSLVSGSYFLSGTAAANSSKITKWKTINTQTEVLPTIGNKKAINSSNASSFNSFKESIQNYFPNISGVTATLRYENGKLAQENISITTQFYGYEQIQSFTRLVLSTAKKYLASDVPIEIKIGSVNDIQALVAKETEDSSYQVHIYGGE